The following nucleotide sequence is from Triticum dicoccoides isolate Atlit2015 ecotype Zavitan chromosome 7B, WEW_v2.0, whole genome shotgun sequence.
gacggagggagtattttctaaAATTGCTATTTTTCTGAAGAGTTATTGGCTGAATCGTGTGAATTTACTTTGTCTGAGTGATGAAATAAAGCAGTTCGTTCAGGGAAAAAAATTGAGGAAAACAAAAATTGATCGTTTGCATGTGTGAGGTATGACTGACACTCTGACAGGCTAGACTAATTGCTAGAGTGACCACTGAACTGAGTTTATAGACAAACCCATGATTTACTGCTGAGATTATTAGCCTGATTTACACACTCGCATGTTAAAGCGTTTCTTTTCACGGCGTTCATGTTTCTCGTAATTCCTCCTTCAGGAGCACCGGAGATGACGATGTCGTGATAAAGATTCTTTACTGCGGGATCTGCCACTCTGACCTGCACAGCATCAAGAACGACTGGAAGAACGCCAAGTACCCCATGATCCCTGGGCACGAGATCGCCGGCGAGGTCACCGAGGTCGGCAAGAACGTGACCAAGTTCAAGGCCGGCGACCGCGTCGGCGTCGGGTGCATGGTGAACTCGTGCCAGTCCTGCGAGAGCTGCGACAAGGGCTTCGAGAACCACTGCCCGGGCATGATCTTCACCTACAACTCGGTCGACCGTGACGGCACCGTCACGTACGGCGGCTACTCCAGCATGGTGGTGGTGCACGAGCGCTTTGTGGTCCGGTTCTCTGACGCCATGCCGCTGGACAAGGGCGCACCCCTGCTGTGCGCCGGCATCACCGTGTACAGCCCCATGAAGTACCACGGGCTCAACGTTCCCGGTATGCACCTCGGTGTGCTGGGACTGGGCGGGCTGGGCCACGTCGCCGTCAAGTTCGGCAAGGCCTTCGGGATGAAGGTGACGGTGATCAGCTCGTCGCCGGGGAAGAAGCAGGAGGCCCTCGAAAGGCTAGGCGCCGACGCGTTCGTTGTCAGCAAGGACGCCGACGAGATGAAGGTATGCCGACGTGTCCGATCATCAAGCAAGACAGAGATGGTTGTTTTTCCGGTGGAGAAGAAAACAGGAGCCCATGTCTGCTTATATTACTGCTCAATTTTGTGTTGCATTTGCAGGCTGCGATGAGCACCATGGATGGCATCATAAACACGGTCTCTGCAAACATCCCCATGGCCCCTCTCTTTGGGCTACTCAAGCCCAACGGCAAGATGATCATGGTCGGCCTCCCAGAGAAGCCTATTGAGGTCCCTCCATTTGCTCTGGTTGCCAGTAAGTTCACCTCTCCGATCTCGCAACTGGAAGAAATCATGCGACCACAGGCATTTTGCGCGTAACTGATACACATATTGTGCGCGTGGCTGAATGTACAGGGAACAAGACCCTGGCCGGGAGCTGCATCGGCGGCATGAGGGACACCCAGGAGATGCTGGACCTCGCGGCGAAGCACGGCGTGACGGCAGACATCGAGGTGATCGACGCGGAGTACGTGAACACGGCCATGGAGCGCCTTGCCAAGGCCGACGTCAGGTATCGATTCGTCATCGACATCGCCAACACCCTCGacaaggccgccgccgccgccgcaaccgaGTGACCGCCGATGTAACTCTCAGCACTGCTCACGGTCTACGTTGGTCTCTGGTTCTCTGCTATTATCACATACTTtatctctagtagtaacaatgaacaGTCTAAAATTATTGTCAGTGATGTCATGGTGCGATGTTGTTCGTGAGAAAAGTGCGTTGGATGATGGATGACAAGGTTGGCTTCTTGCCGGGATAATGGAGTACGTACCTGCTTAGCTTCTCCCTGCTATGCAGTTATTGCGTGCACAGAGGAGGCTATCTGTACCTCGTAGCCACAATAACTACTCCATCCATTTCATACTAGTATATCACTTCCTAaatatatttgtctttttagagattttaaatggactaccacatacggatgtatattgacatattttagagtgtagactcaCTCATTCACTTATTgatatctctaaaaagacaaatatttaggaacgaagggagtatataggAATTTTGTTCCGTTAACAGAGAAGGGAATATGTTTTAACACTCCAGAATTCACAAAGAAACGGCACACAAAGATGAGCTATCAAATAGGCAATCTATGTAACAGGTGGTGAAGTATGCGTGGCTATAACTGAAACATAACAAAGTGTGCCCAGAGCACATCGCAACTGAACTGATTTACCCTCCTGAGTGACAATTGGGAGGACGTGACGGTGATTCTAGAAGAAGGAGACCACAAGCCAGAGCCCGGAGAAAGAAGACGCGGCTTGCAATGACCACGTGATGAACGCGAGGGCGACCGAGAGCTCGAACTGGCCGCAGGGCAGCCGCCGGTACTCGGCGCAGAACTTCACGTCCTTGATGAAGAAGATGGTCACGCTGGCCGCGGCGCAGGATCCCGAGAACATGAGAATCGCGAGGACCTGCAGCGCATCCGCAGTCGACGTGATCACCCGGGTGGAACTTTCCTAGCCCAAGATTCCTTCCAAGAACGGCTCGAGTCAAGGAAACGATTTCACCCGAAGTGAAACCGACTTACCCAGTCGCCGATGACACGGAGCAGTACAAGTTCCGGCTCAGCGTGAAGATCCTTTTTGTTCCTCAAAGCAAAGATGTCCTGGCAAGCAAAGCCCATGCTCCACAGAAACTGCAGGACCAACGCTGTATCCAGGTAGCTGAAATAAAGGGACACCATGATAGATACACACTCGTTAGAGGGTGCCAGGCAGCTGAGTTCTGAAGAGTGGTCAAGAAATTCAAGACTCTATGCGC
It contains:
- the LOC119339582 gene encoding probable cinnamyl alcohol dehydrogenase 5; the protein is MAPTATATAAAADQSQQHTKKAVGLAALDASGHLSPLAITRRSTGDDDVVIKILYCGICHSDLHSIKNDWKNAKYPMIPGHEIAGEVTEVGKNVTKFKAGDRVGVGCMVNSCQSCESCDKGFENHCPGMIFTYNSVDRDGTVTYGGYSSMVVVHERFVVRFSDAMPLDKGAPLLCAGITVYSPMKYHGLNVPGMHLGVLGLGGLGHVAVKFGKAFGMKVTVISSSPGKKQEALERLGADAFVVSKDADEMKAAMSTMDGIINTVSANIPMAPLFGLLKPNGKMIMVGLPEKPIEVPPFALVARNKTLAGSCIGGMRDTQEMLDLAAKHGVTADIEVIDAEYVNTAMERLAKADVRYRFVIDIANTLDKAAAAAATE
- the LOC119339583 gene encoding CASP-like protein 5B3, with the protein product MKRVVGSPGTWSGMALRVSQCVFAAASAAAMSSAFGSLNYSAYFYLDTALVLQFLWSMGFACQDIFALRNKKDLHAEPELVLLRVIGDWVLAILMFSGSCAAASVTIFFIKDVKFCAEYRRLPCGQFELSVALAFITWSLQAASSFSGLWLVVSFF